The Camelus dromedarius isolate mCamDro1 chromosome 1, mCamDro1.pat, whole genome shotgun sequence genome has a window encoding:
- the TRMT44 gene encoding probable tRNA (uracil-O(2)-)-methyltransferase isoform X3 — protein sequence MCIKFSSARTKESERWHSDGIVYPKPTWLGEELLAKLARWCVEGRQSGFKSTLSLISIMKYSKAYQELKEKYKGMVKVWPEVTDPEKFVYEDVAIAAYLLILWEEERAERGLTAKQSFVDLGCGNGLLVHILSSEGHPGRGIDVRRRNIWDMYGPQTHLEEGAVTPNDNTLFPEADWLIGNHSDELTPWIPVIAARSSYHCRFFVLPCCFFDFIGKYQRRQSTKTQYRGYLDFLTEVGSACGFRVEEDCLRIPSTKRVCLIGKSRTYPAAAEASMDEQRTRYISSRRGCPVSPPGEGLGALEAAAGHAPGAQASQRGTEARPEGLWLSGFHPREKAERVRNCATLPRDFIDQVVLRVARLLLGGQRSDAGSAPRGGVEAWNRGGSLSLAEVASELDRETLQRLKRECGGLQTLLRNSHQVFQVVNGQVRIRDWREEKLWEEKELEARKTRICWFFTHHPDGCVLPSDCCPFAHGPGELRPAPATRKKRQLL from the exons ATGTGTATCAAATTCAGCTCAGCCAGAACGAAGGAGAGTG AAAGATGGCATTCAGATGGAATTGTTTATCCCAAACCCACCTGGCTTGGAGAAGAGCTGCTGGCCAAGCTGGCCAGGTGGTGTGTGGAGGGCAGGCAGAGTGGATTCAAAAGCACCCTGTCCCTCATCTCCATCATGAAGTACAGCAAGGCTTACCAGGAGCTTAAAGAGAAGTATAAAGGCATGGTCAAG GTGTGGCCCGAAGTAACTGATCCTGAGAAGTTTGTATATGAGGATGTGGCGATTGCTGCCTACCTGCTG atTCTATGGGAAGAAGAGAGAGCTGAGCGCGGACTGACAGCTAAGCAGTCCTTTGTCGACCTCGGCTGCGGGAACGGCCTCCTGGTCCACATCCTGAGCAGTGAGGGG CACCCAGGCAGAGGGATTGATGTCCGCAGAAGAAACATCTGGGACATGTACGGACCCCAGACACACTTGGAG gAAGGTGCAGTCACACCGAATGATAACACCCTTTTTCCTGAAGCTGATTGGTTAATCGGAAACCATTCCGACGAACTGACACCCTGGATACCTGTCATTGCAGCCAG GTCTTCCTACCACTGCCGTTTCTTTGTCCTTCCCTGCTGCTTCTTTGACTTCATTGGAAAATACCAGCGGCGGCAGAGCACGAAGACCCAGTACCGAGGATACCTGGATTTCCTCACGGAGGTGGGGTCGGCCTGTGGATTTCGCGTAGAGGAGGACTGCCTTAGAATTCCTTCTACCAAAAGG GTCTGTCTCATCGGGAAATCCAGAACATACCCAGCTGCTGCAGAAGCTTCCATGGATGAGCAGAGGACGCGGTACATTAGTAGCAGGCGGGGCTGCCCCGTGAGCCCACCTGGCGAGGGTCTCGGAGCCCTGGAAGCCGCGGCCGGACATGCTCCGGGGGCGCAGGCCAGCCAGCGAGGGACGGAGGCCCGGCCCGAAGGACTCTGGCTGTCTGGGTTTCACCCTAGAGAAAAGGCCGAGCGCGTGAGGAACTGTGCCACCCTCCCTCGAGACTTTATTGACCAGGTGGTTCTGCGCGTGGCACGTCTGCTCCTGGGCGGGCAGCGGTCAGACGCTGGAAGTGCCCCCCGTGGGGGAGTGGAGGCCTGGAATCGAGGAG GGAGCCTTTCCTTGGCAGAAGTGGCCAGCGAGCTGGACAGGGAGACTCTGCAGAGACTGAAGCGCGAGTGCGGGGGCCTGCAGACGCTGCTGCGGAACAGCCACCAGGTGTTCCAAG TCGTGAACGGGCAAGTTCGCATCCGCGACTGGAGAGAAGAGAAGCTATGGGAGGAGAAGGAACTGGAAGCCCGCAAAACCCGCATCTGTTGGTTCTTCACTCATCACCCTGACGGCTGTGTTCTGCCCTCGGACTGCTGCCCGTTCGCCCACGGGCCCGGGGAGCTGCGGCCGGCCCCAGCCACCAGGAAGAAAAGGCAGCTTCTGTGA